The DNA region AGCATCAATTGAAAAATTCACAAACGAAGCAACTCAGTGGAACAAAAACCATTTTGGGaacatttttgagaaaaagaataGGTTGATGGGGTGTCTTAATGGAATACAAAGGGCTGTAGCGTCTAATCCAACCTCCTCGCTGATTGAATTGGAGAACCAGCTGCATAAGGACCTTGAGATAGTTCTTGATCAAGAAGCTGAATTATGGGCCCTAAAGTCTAGAGTTAACTAGATGGTATTGGGAGACCGAAATACCTCTTTCCATTATGTTTCCACTCTTGTTAGAAGAAAAAGGAATATGATTACTGCAATAAAAAATGAGGTTGGGGATTGGATCATGGAGGAAAGGGAGGTCATGAACCACTTCAGAGAGGGGATTATTAAGTTATACTCCACCTCCCAAGTGAAGGCTAAGTGGAACAATGAAAAGTGGACTCGCTGGCAGGTTTGGCTCACGGAGGAAGAGAAAAATAGCATTGACATCCCAGTGTCTGATGAGGAGATTACCACTACCTTATGGTCTCTAAAGGCCTTTAAAGCCCTAGGATCCAATGGGTTACATGCCGGCTTCTTTCAGAGATTCTGACTCACGGTGAGAAATTCAGTTAAGGAAGAGGTTAAGCAAGCTTTCCTTCAAAGGAAAATACATGAATACTTAAACAACACAAGTATTGTTCTCATTCCAAAGATCCAAAGCCTGAAATCTATTGGTAGCTACTGACCCATAAGTCTTTGCAACTCGGTCTATAACTTATCACCAAAATCATTGCTGGAAGGTTGAGGCTGTATTTAGACAAACTTATAGCCCCGTGCCAAGCGGCGTTTGTTCCTGGAAGAAGAGGAGTTGACAATGCAATTATTGTCCAAGAGATAATTCACTCTATGGAGAAGAACAAAGGGAGAGGAGGCTACATGGCTTTAAACATTGATTTGGAAAAAGTTTATGATAAGCTAGAGTGGAGTTTTATTAGAGATACATTGATCTGGTTCAATCTACCGAGGAATTTAATTGAGCTAATCATGAGTTGCATCTTGTCTGTTTCCACTTCTATTCTCTttaatgggggggggggggggggctttaGATACTTTCATGCCTACTAGAGGAATAAGGCAAGGAGACCCTTTCTCCCCTTACATATTCATCATGTGCGTGGATTACTTGGGGCAATTAATTCAGGAAAAATGTGAAGTAAAATCTTGGAATCCTATTAAAGCCTCTAAAAGTGGACCTGCTTTTTCACACTTGTTTTTCGTAGATGATTTGGTACTGTTTGTGAAGGCAAACCCCAAAAATTGTTTAACAATCAGAGAAGTTTTGGATGAATTTTGTAGCCAATCGGGGCAGACCATTAGTGAGGCCAAATCTAGGGTCTTTTTCTCTTCTAATTTGTATAAAGACCATAGAGATGCCTTATGTGACATTCTTGGATTTCAGTCAACACCCAACTTGGGCAGGTACCTTGGTTTTCCCATGAAACACCGTGGAGCTTCCAACGAAGACTTTAATTTTGTGCTTGAAAAGGTCAAGAAGAAACTTGCTGGATGGAAAGCAAATCTTCTTTCCATGGCTGGACGATCTGTTTTAATTCAAGCTTCCACTTCAGCTATACTGGCGTATGTGATGCAAAATAACTTGCTGCCAGGGAGGATTTTGGATGGCATTGATTTGGTGAGTAGGAATTTTCTTTGGAATTCCTCTAGTACCAAGCAGGGTATGCATTGGGTAGGGTGGAGAAAGGTCACTACCCCTAAGGATGTAGGGGGCTTGGGCTTACAAACTGCCAAGAGAAGGAATACGACCCTACTTGCTAAGTTGAACTGGAGATTCCATACGGAGGGTGAGTCACAATGGGCTAAAGTTCCGAGGTTGAAGTATTGCACACAAAATTCCAGAAATGAAGCCAGCCTCACTTATTCTCGTACTTGGAAGAGTATGAAGAAAGGAGAAGAAATATTCAGGAAAGGAATTAAATGGATTCTTGGGTATGAAAGCAGCCTTAGTTTTTGACATGATAGTTGGTCAAACTTGGGTAATCTAAGAAACATTATCCAAGGCCCTCTTACTGCTGAATCCTCCAATCTTAGAATTAAGGATGTTGCAGAATTGGGAGGTTGAAATTGGGATCTGCTCCATATAGAACTCCCTGAGGAAGTCAAAAAGGAAGTTCAAGCCACCCTCATATTGTATGTTATGAGGAACGAAGACAAATTGGCTTGGAAGCCTTCCCCGAGAGGATCCTTTGAACTCAAGAGTGCGTCCTCCTTGCCATTGATCCTCTGCCTAACCCAGGATTCCAAGGAAGGTGGATATGGAAGTTAGACACTTTGCCTAGGATTCAAATCTTCTTATGGAAATGCATGCATCAGATCATAGGTGTCAAGGAGTGCTTACAAGCGAGGGGGATGTTAGTAGACACTGCTTGCCCTCACTACCTCAACAGACCTGAATCCATAATGCATGCACTTTGGGATTTCCACGTGGTTAAGAAAATCTGGCATCAATTGGGTGTGAACCATTTAGATAATACATTTTTCTCTTCCAACCTTTAGGAGTGGTTGTCTGCTAATTACTCCTCCAAAAACAAACATGTTGCAGGCTAAGCCCTGTGGAATCAAGTTTTTATGTTTGCAATATGGTTGATTTGGAAAGGCAAAAATCAATTAGTTTTTGAGAACAAGAGGTTGAATCCGAAAATTGATATTGACATTGCCTATAAAGCTGTGGAGTACACTCACTGTGGTGGCAGGCCGTTGATGTCCAAACACAAGATCATGAAGCAAATCAAGTGGGAAAAACCAAGTAGTGGATGGATGAAATTAAATGTAGATGGAGTGTCCATGGGGAATCTAGGTCAGGCTAGAGGTGGCGGACTCTTAAGAGATGAGAATGGGAATTGGATTGGGGGTTTGCCTAGAAGAATAGGCATAGCCAATAGCTTCACCATTGAACTATGGGCTCTCCGAGATGAGCTTTTGTTATGTCAGCAGTTTAATGTTCAGGCAGTCATTGTAGAACTAGAGGCAAAAGCTATTGTTGATGCTTTTAATTACCAAACCAAACCTAATACTGTTATGTCTTCTATTATGGATGATTGTAGGCACTTGGTTACCCAGATTCCCCAAACGAGCATTAGACATGTCTTCAAGGAAGCTAATAGGAGTAAAGACCGGCTAGCCGACTTAGGTCTTAATTTAGATTAtgattttatgttgttttccAGTCTGCCTGTGGACTTAATTTCTTGTTTGGAGGCAAATTGCCATGGATTGTTTTGTAATAGGTCTTGCTTTGAACCTGTATTTGCTTTTTAGTTCTTAATGAAATTCcctttttaccaaaaaaaaggtatattgAAGATATAATCACATGATATAGTGCACCAAATACTTTAGAATAaccaagaaatataaaaagaaaaagaaaacaacaaaaataaacatcACTGTATTCTTACTTCAATGCTTCATAGTATAATtatacacaaacaaaacaatctttttctttttgcatagGCAATAGCCGCAATACATATACACAAACATAACAATCACAACAAATTAAGCTTCACTCCTGCAtagtatatttaaaatatgttgGAATTTAATTTAAGCATCAGACCAGGATATGTCCAAGTCTCCCCAATCACTTTCTGGTACTCCCAAGGCCTTCTACACAGCTTTAGAGGCATCAACAATATTGTTAGGACATGGAGGTTGGTAATCATGGTCAGCATCACACCCCATAATGGAGTCACACTCATCAACCACCTTGGCCTGAACACTCCTTCCATTGCCATAGATGGTAATATAGTTTAAACATCTCTGCTTATTGTTGAACCACCCTGTTGACAGTGCCACCACAGGTGTGTCGTCTGAGTGGTACTGATTGTCACATTCAAATGGTCCACCACCATCCCCACCTTTCTCAATGTTGTTGATGGTTAGCTTCACCTTTGTATGGCCGGACACTTGTGGTGAACACTTGCAAATCATGTAAAGCTTGCCCTGCACGCAACAATCAGAGTCATTCTCTTTGTTACATTGTCCTGGAGGAGCCTTTATCCCCCTTATCTTGCCACAAGGCTGGCAAGTTTGAGCTTCAACGATTGACCATTTTGTAACAAGAAGTAGAAAGAAGAGAACAGAGACACCAGTACAAATTTGATTCTTCAtcttctatgtttttttttcttctattacTGTGGTGATGTTTTAGTGTGAAGATGTTCAACTTACGGTAGGCTATATATAGAGATGAACTTCCTAAAATAGCTTtctttaattcaagctattacATTTTTGTAGTCTTCTATTACCAGGAAGTATACCGTTTCTTTGAAATCTTATTTGGTGCTAAATGTATCATGGAATGGAACAAACCGAGACAAGTTGGGTCGCAAAAATCATGTAAAAGGGCGTGTCAATTACGACACCATATCTACATAACATGCCTTAATTTTGTATGTTCTGATGATTGTCCTTTGTGCATTTACATTAATGAATGGCATTAGTTTTTTCAACCAGAGGAAACTGTATCTGTCCTTGAGAATCTTTTGGCGGCCAATGGGCTTTGGGATGCAAATTTGCTTAATTCAAGACAAATAACAGCATAGATTGGGCCTTAATATAGTTCAATGTGGAATGCGCATCCTCTGTCCTAAAGTTCAATTATCTATGCATCATCTTAAACTTGAGAATAGGGCGTTGGTGCCATatagagggtttttttttttttgctagacATAGCTCGCA from Castanea sativa cultivar Marrone di Chiusa Pesio chromosome 6, ASM4071231v1 includes:
- the LOC142641615 gene encoding kiwellin-1-like; the encoded protein is MKNQICTGVSVLFFLLLVTKWSIVEAQTCQPCGKIRGIKAPPGQCNKENDSDCCVQGKLYMICKCSPQVSGHTKVKLTINNIEKGGDGGGPFECDNQYHSDDTPVVALSTGWFNNKQRCLNYITIYGNGRSVQAKVVDECDSIMGCDADHDYQPPCPNNIVDASKAV